The nucleotide window GAAGTTCCTtgtcagggaagttttaggagCTGCAGTAACATGTTCACACTCCTACGTCACCAGAGGCTGTGGAGGTAAACGAATGTGAAAGTGTGAGCCCAGCTCTTCAGGAGTGAACACCAGACTCCAGACACGGAGAAGCGATTCCTGTAAGTACAGAAAGTAGAActttacaaaaacagaaaacacaagcaGGATGGATGAAGTCACTGGGCTGTCAGAATGCTGGGGTTTTCTTGGTAACAATCAAGTAGTGAGATTTAGATTAAAACTAACTGAGCAGAATGTGTTGCAGTGTCTCTGCATAGTCCTGCCTGAGACTGTCCTCAGAGCCCAGACCTGTAGAGACACTTCTGGAGACAAATGGttgttttttgtgaatttcTGGAAGCTGGTCTGCTTTGATGAAATTTAGTTTGTAATTGAACTCTAATCTAAACTAATTTCTCATCTGCGTTTCTAATGAAGGTGAAGGTTGGGTGTTTTTCATCTCTGAGATAGGAGGGGTCATcgcagtaaaattaaaaaaggtgtTAAAAATTTAAATCTGCATTTTAAGATGGGGGAAGAAGATGGGAATTTTTATCAGCAACTTCAGTTGACATTTTACCAAGTTAGTCAAATGCTgaggttaaaataacttttatctTTCAAGTTCTCTCAGTGCTTATTGGAATTCattttctctctgtcccatttcCATTGGCTCAGGTGAGAGCTGTTTTTTGACATGAACAGACACGTTGGGTGTCAGACTGGTTAAGTGGGATTTGTTATGTACAGTGGAGATAAAAGGTCTACACACCCTTCTGAAAAATTATTATGCAGGTTTatgtgatgtaaagccagaaatcaagataaatcatgtaaAGGCCTGGACTTTGCGATTTTATGccactcttccttgcaaaaaaaGTTCAAGCTCCTTCAAATTGCCAGGAGATCTCCTGTGCACAGCCCTCTTTAGATCATTCCAGAGGTTTTCTATGGGATAGAGGTctgggctctgactaggccatTCCAAGACTTTGATCTTTTTCTGAAGCCATTCCTTGGTTGACTTGGATGTGTGTTTGGGGTCGTTATCATGTTGGAAGGTGAAATTCCACTTCATCTACATCTTTCTGACAGAGGCCAGCAGGTTTTGTGCCAAAATATCTTGATATTTGGAGCTAGTCATTATCACATCTATCTTGACTAGAGCCcctgtcccagctgaagagaagcagccccagagcatgatgctgccaccaccatgtttcacAATAGGtttggtgttctttggatgatGGGCTGTGTTGTCTTTGTACCAAACACATCTTTTAGAATTAAGGCCAGAAAGTTAAACCtttgtctcatcagaccataagACATTTTCCCACATGGTTTGGGGTGATTAGATGGGCttggatgttcttttttgtgaatAATGGCTTCTGTCTTGCCACCCCACCCCATAGCCCAGACGTGTGCATAATACATGAGATCATTGTCACATGCAAAGAGTGACCAGTACCTGCCAGAaattcctgcagctcctttaatgtTGCTGTAGGCCTCTTGATAGCCTCCCTGATAAGTTTTCTCCTTGTCCTAACATCAACTTTGGAGGGTTATCCTCATCTTGGCAATGTCCCTGTGTCTCCACTTATTGATGATAGTCTTCACAGTGCTGCATGGTACATCCAATGCCTATGATATTCTTTTATACtttattcaactttattgtcattatacttacaaaggtgcatagtataatgaaaagtgttcctcattagtcactcaggtgcagtatataaataggacagaagataagacaatagacagtaacacaatagcaataacagtaacgtgtaataacataacataaataatatgtaataaagtaatcaaaaactgtgcaaacagagaaaatataacaggacaaaaacagtgcaaggtaattcttggaacagtgcaaaaatagtatggttaaaaatagtatggttaattaataaatatttcgaccggtacagttttactgggctatcgaggggacagtacaatttcgacttacatgtgtgtgtagtggtgtaggagtacagtcctTGTGGGTATAGGAAGACATTAGGAGACCTCATAAtatgatgggagggagtgggaGAGATTTCATACCCCTCTCCTGATCGGTACCTTTCAACAATAAGATCTCGTAGATGTTTTGTCAGCTCCTTGCAGACCAAGGCTATCCCAGTAGGATGCAACCTGAAAGTTTCAAGGAAATCCTacaggaacagctgatttttatttggggttaatcagaatcactttcatTGATGGCAGGTGTATGCTGCTTACCTTTGGACATGATTTTAAATGTGATTGGTTAACTCTGAACACAGCTACAGCCCCCATTATAAAAGGGTGTGAACACTTATGCcaccagggtgttgtaggttttttaatttcaatatttttttcctaataattatctatttgtttttctcttttatctattttttgtttgcaaggtcacattaaagatggaaaaatgtatgacatgatttatcttgatttctggttttacatcacaaaaacctgcaatttcaataagggtgtgtagacttctTATATCCACTGTAACTACTCTTCTGTTTGTGCTCAACTGCTCATATGAGTGGGTTCTGTCAGACCTGTAGCCAGTGTAGTTCAGTTGGCACCTACAGTATTAATCATGTCTACCTGTAATAATTGTGTTCCTTCTTCAGAGACGTCCTGATCAAAACACTGTATCCCATCAACTCCAGGCATGAGAGGAactgtatatagtgtatatttaattaaaaatcttaTGCTTGAAACATAAATAATTGTATTGTAAAAATCTCATTATTACTTAATACTTATAAACTACTGTTCCTACAGACAGATACTTTAGGGTAGATATTTATAAGTTTGTTCTTAATCAATTATGAAGTTAATATAGTTTTAATTAGTACAGTATAGCTCTTTAAAACTCTCCTGAAGTGGAGAAATGGAAAATATGAGTAAATATGTTTCCTTTTGTGTTCTGCTCTGCCTGCTGTAAAgacaaaaagttttttaaacttGTCAATGTGGGACACtctcttcagactaaagagactcagttcctccatcctgtcagtgtgggacacttccttcagactaaagagactgagttcctccagcctgtcagtattAATAtaaagcctgtgccccagaCTGGCAAATGTGAAGACATTCATGTGTTGTCTTTGTGTGGTGGTGTTTTCTCTGTAGTTGATCTTTGTGTTACACTCCTCCCCTGGTTGGTGTTTGTAACCCTGTGAGATGGAGAAAGATGAAAAAGGGGAAATTTTATCACCTCCTTCTGTACATCACCCGAGGCTGTCAGGTCAACAAATGTGAAAGTGCAAGCCTACTTATTCAGGAGTTCACGAGTTTGGGGTTAGTGTTAGTTTTCGGGTTTATTATTATCACTTCTCAGGAACCTGTAGCAAGGGCTCCCTGTTTCTGTCCAGCAAACTGTTTGGCAGATATTTTGGCTTCAGTATAGCACGTAGGTCTGCTCGGCAGTATTGGATTTAATCCAGCTCTTCTCACTGAGCTCTGCAGAAGTTTTCAGCGCCAGCGTCGCCCAGCACATGAAGTCAGTCTTTGGTCTAAGCAGCAGTCTCTGCAGCCTCAGGACAGTGCATCAGATACTGACGCTCGCCAGTCCATCTCATCTGCACTCGAGGCTGTACCTGTTTCTGACTCACAGTGTTTGGCAGCAATTTCAACTTTAAGTCAATAAGGGCCTTATCTCTGCACGGCACCCTCAGAGGCCTCCGGGGTCTTATATCTGCGCGGCCTCCAGCCAGCCTCCAGCTTTTAGTTTCATACTTTGACATCTTGACATCTTGCTTCATTTTTGGTTATTCTGCTGCTAGACAGACCACGAAGCAGATGCTACATCCAAAAAAAGTCACAAGCACTCAATCAGTGAGACCATTCACCTCTATTTTTCTTTGGCTTGTGatttttttacccttttttctctttctccttcAAAGCTACAGCTCTCCCACCATCTCCAGACAGTCTCCTTCCGCTGGCAGAACTCTCTGCAATTGCGACAGCTGTATTCAAACCAGTCTCTCTGCTGCATCAAGGCAGCTTTTTTTCCAACTTCCTATTATTTTATACAGCTCTGGTTTCAATCAGCCTGCCTTATTACTTCATCATCTCTCATTAAAACCCTGAAGAGGTTCCGCTGTGAACCTGCACTTGGAGCTTGGCTTGTCATTAAGCACTGTGCCGAGATCTCAGGGCCCACAGCATAACATTAAGAATGTATTGTAGTAAATAAATTTTATGATATGGCTTGCCAGGATCCCTGCCCTCCATCGATAATGACACAAATCAGCAGTTAAAGACTCTGTGTATCACCATGATATTGAAAACCATCGGGCTTCATACCTGGGCAAACAATGTATTTCCTCTACTTTGTGATGCAGTTGACTTAGCTCTGCCTGAAAATACTGTGTAGTTTTTTAATCAATTCTGGGAAAAAATAAGGaccagtgtttttttctcttcttggcCCAgaagaagttgtaatccaaaaCCAAGTTCTTACAGCTTtctcttttctcctctttttctGATGAAATAGGACAAGATGGAAACCCCAGAGGAGTCTTTCAGAGAGAGAATGGACGAGGTGAGACAAGACCTCACAGAGCTTCAGAAACTGCACAAGGGAGGCAAAGACCGAAACAGTGCTGAGGTGAGAGAACTGGAAGACAAGATTCGCTCAGCCCTTGACGTTCCTCAGGAATGCTGGGTACCTGCTGGAGAGTCTCTAAAGGAGCTGGTGGAAAATCTACACCAACAGCTCAACCTTCTGGAAGACTCCTCCCTGTCTCACCCTGGGAATGTTCCTGATGAAGATGTGTTAAGAAGCGCGTCTGGAGGCCTGGCTCTGCAGGgagtctactgcactgggattCTGGAGAACATGCTGGAGAAGAGAGAGCAGCTCATTGAGGTTCCTGAGGGCTTCTCACTGCACAGACCCCAGCACAGCTCGCTTTATGAGAAGGAAGCATTTTCCTCCTGCACATCTCTGACCTTCTTCCAGAAGGTCGTGGAAAAGCTCGGCTACACTTTTAGCATTTCAGCAAAAGTTAGATTTAAAGTTTTTACTGttgaaaacacaacagaaaagtCACACTGTACTAAAGAACAGGGGAAATCTCACACATCCTCCTCTGAAGAGTCCTGCGTGTGGAAAACGATGTACAGTTATGTCCCACTGGCGTCCAGCTTTATTCAGAAGGACAAACTGAAGCTGTCAAGTGCTGCCAT belongs to Lepisosteus oculatus isolate fLepOcu1 chromosome 14, fLepOcu1.hap2, whole genome shotgun sequence and includes:
- the LOC138243380 gene encoding interferon-induced very large GTPase 1-like, which encodes METPEESFRERMDEVRQDLTELQKLHKGGKDRNSAEVRELEDKIRSALDVPQECWVPAGESLKELVENLHQQLNLLEDSSLSHPGNVPDEDVLRSASGGLALQGVYCTGILENMLEKREQLIEVPEGFSLHRPQHSSLYEKEAFSSCTSLTFFQKVVEKLGYTFSISAKVRFKVFTVENTTEKSHCTKEQGKSHTSSSEESCVWKTMYSYVPLASSFIQKDKLKLSSAAMKDLRDIEAVLINSDEGDMTPELLDRVGEFFKRFGSHTDQGPLHFGGMFWWKASAQGFSSSEVTQMNSLISEALHLYVGAGYSKLTSLCSPKESNVAGIRKHFLLLKKIFFFNHCA